A single Fusobacterium sp. JB019 DNA region contains:
- a CDS encoding ferrous iron transport protein A gives MKSLNNIKIGDTVKVVKLYGEGATKRRIMDMGITKNSEIYIRKVAPLGDPIQVNIRGYELSIRKSDAELIEVE, from the coding sequence TTGAAATCATTAAATAATATAAAAATAGGGGACACTGTAAAAGTTGTAAAGCTTTATGGTGAAGGAGCTACAAAACGTAGAATAATGGATATGGGAATAACTAAGAATAGTGAGATTTATATAAGAAAAGTGGCCCCATTAGGAGATCCGATACAGGTAAATATTAGAGGTTATGAGTTATCTATTCGTAAATCAGATGCTGAATTAATAGAGGTTGAGTAA